The proteins below are encoded in one region of Vulpes lagopus strain Blue_001 chromosome 10, ASM1834538v1, whole genome shotgun sequence:
- the ZSCAN16 gene encoding zinc finger and SCAN domain-containing protein 16 isoform X1 codes for MAATPKPEEQEGLVMIKPEDHSWAQDAITANYSPHRRELFRQHFRKLCYQDAPGPREALSQLWELCRQWLRPEYHTKEQILDLLVLEQFLSILPRDLQAWVQAHHPKTGEEAVTVLEDLERELEEPRKQVGRGHSAVKEHLKLPANSERQDTLLDKLTPLGRPHESLTTQLRPRKTQQEQESGEPQRNGNKTRIKDEALSQKEHRPKDTEFLGKINDRLNKDILQHPESKDATESEGRLEWQQKERRRYACDDCGKSFSHSSDLSKHRRTHTGEKPYKCNECGKAFIQRSHLIGHHRVHTGVKPYKCEECGKDFSGRTGLIQHQRIHTGEKPYECDECGRPFRVSSALIRHQRIHTANKLY; via the exons ATGGCCGCAACCCCGAAACCCGAAGAACAGGAAGGACTCGTGATGATCAAGCCCGAAGACCACTCCTGGGCACAGGACGCGATCACCGCAAACTACAGCCCTCACAGGAGGGAGCTCTTCAGGCAGCACTTCAGGAAGCTGTGTTATCAGGACGCTCCCGGACCCCGCGAAGCCCTCTCCCAGCTCTGGGAGCTCTGCCGCCAGTGGCTGAGGCCGGAATACCACACCAAGGAGCAGATTTTAGACCTGCTGGTGTTGGAGCAGTTCCTGAGCATTCTTCCTCGGGACCTGCAAGCGTGGGTGCAGGCGCACCATCCGAAGACAGGAGAGGAGGCGGTCACCGTGCTGGAGGACCTGGAGAGGGAGCTGGAGGAACCGCGCAAGCAGGTGGGAAGGGGACACTCGGCTGTGAAAGAACACCTGAAG CTACCAGCCAATTCAGAAAGACAGGACACGCTTTTGGACAAGTTGACCCCCTTGGGAAGGCCCCATGAGTCACTGACTACCCAGCTCCGTCCCAGGAAGACTCAGCAGGAGCAGGAATCCGGGGAGCCCCAAAGGAATG GTAATAAAACCAGAATTAAGGATGAAGCTCTGTCCCAGAAGGAACATAGGCCCAAGGATACAGAATTCCTTGGGAAGATAAATGACAGACTTAACAAAGACATTCTTCAGCATCCTGAATCCAAAGATGCTACTGAAAGTGAAGGTAGATTAGAGTGgcaacagaaggaaagaagacgCTATGCATGTGATGACTGTGGGAAAAGTTTCAGTCACAGCTCAGACCTTAGTAAGCACAGGAGgactcacactggagagaagccctacaaatgcaatgaatgtggaaaagcGTTCATTCAACGCTCCCATCTTATTGGACACCACAGAGTACACACTGGAGTGAAACCCTATAAATGTGAAGAATGTGGGAAAGATTTTAGTGGGCGCACAGGTCTTATTCAGCATCAGAGAATCCACACAGGTGAAAAACCCTATGAATGTGATGAGTGTGGGAGGCCTTTCCGCGTAAGTTCAGCCCTGATCAGACATCAAAGAATTCATACCGCAAATAAGCTTTACTAA
- the ZSCAN16 gene encoding zinc finger and SCAN domain-containing protein 16 isoform X2, translating to MAATPKPEEQEGLVMIKPEDHSWAQDAITANYSPHRRELFRQHFRKLCYQDAPGPREALSQLWELCRQWLRPEYHTKEQILDLLVLEQFLSILPRDLQAWVQAHHPKTGEEAVTVLEDLERELEEPRKQLPANSERQDTLLDKLTPLGRPHESLTTQLRPRKTQQEQESGEPQRNGNKTRIKDEALSQKEHRPKDTEFLGKINDRLNKDILQHPESKDATESEGRLEWQQKERRRYACDDCGKSFSHSSDLSKHRRTHTGEKPYKCNECGKAFIQRSHLIGHHRVHTGVKPYKCEECGKDFSGRTGLIQHQRIHTGEKPYECDECGRPFRVSSALIRHQRIHTANKLY from the exons ATGGCCGCAACCCCGAAACCCGAAGAACAGGAAGGACTCGTGATGATCAAGCCCGAAGACCACTCCTGGGCACAGGACGCGATCACCGCAAACTACAGCCCTCACAGGAGGGAGCTCTTCAGGCAGCACTTCAGGAAGCTGTGTTATCAGGACGCTCCCGGACCCCGCGAAGCCCTCTCCCAGCTCTGGGAGCTCTGCCGCCAGTGGCTGAGGCCGGAATACCACACCAAGGAGCAGATTTTAGACCTGCTGGTGTTGGAGCAGTTCCTGAGCATTCTTCCTCGGGACCTGCAAGCGTGGGTGCAGGCGCACCATCCGAAGACAGGAGAGGAGGCGGTCACCGTGCTGGAGGACCTGGAGAGGGAGCTGGAGGAACCGCGCAAGCAG CTACCAGCCAATTCAGAAAGACAGGACACGCTTTTGGACAAGTTGACCCCCTTGGGAAGGCCCCATGAGTCACTGACTACCCAGCTCCGTCCCAGGAAGACTCAGCAGGAGCAGGAATCCGGGGAGCCCCAAAGGAATG GTAATAAAACCAGAATTAAGGATGAAGCTCTGTCCCAGAAGGAACATAGGCCCAAGGATACAGAATTCCTTGGGAAGATAAATGACAGACTTAACAAAGACATTCTTCAGCATCCTGAATCCAAAGATGCTACTGAAAGTGAAGGTAGATTAGAGTGgcaacagaaggaaagaagacgCTATGCATGTGATGACTGTGGGAAAAGTTTCAGTCACAGCTCAGACCTTAGTAAGCACAGGAGgactcacactggagagaagccctacaaatgcaatgaatgtggaaaagcGTTCATTCAACGCTCCCATCTTATTGGACACCACAGAGTACACACTGGAGTGAAACCCTATAAATGTGAAGAATGTGGGAAAGATTTTAGTGGGCGCACAGGTCTTATTCAGCATCAGAGAATCCACACAGGTGAAAAACCCTATGAATGTGATGAGTGTGGGAGGCCTTTCCGCGTAAGTTCAGCCCTGATCAGACATCAAAGAATTCATACCGCAAATAAGCTTTACTAA